The Choloepus didactylus isolate mChoDid1 chromosome 7, mChoDid1.pri, whole genome shotgun sequence genome segment TGTACAAAATATGTTGTAATTTATTGATGCATGTGCAGCAAAATATTCTATCACATACAACAAAAATACACCTTTTACTCTTTCCCCTGCCCTTGAAAATGGCAACACTGTTTTGGCAGTTCAGCAGCTAAAAATAAAGTGCTATAATTAAGCAGTATTGAAATGTCTTCACTTGACAAATGTGATGTACAATTTGAGTATACAACCACATCTTTGTTAGGTTTTCACAGAACAGGAAGCTCCACATCCTGAACACCTCCAGGAGAtacaaatatttgtatatatatgtacacatgtatACACTGTATATGTAAAGTGCCAGCAAGCCTCTTTGTCCTCGTCAGTTTGTTGCATTTGTttagctttctgttttttattgtttttcatttactctttcttttcaAAGTCAGATTCATTCACACTGGTGGGATCTCAGAGCTCACCAGCAGTTATTGAGACGCTCACCAAAGGCTGGCTTGTTGGGGGTGTGGTGTTGGTGAGAGGAGGGCAGCCTTCAGACCTCACTTGGGGACCTGGAGCGGAAGGGCACTTTGGACTGGAAACAGCCACACAACAGGAGCCACAGGGCACGCTGGATCTCCTGGTTGCGGAAGGCATAGATGATGGGATTGATCATGGAGTTGTATGTGGCGGGCAGTAGGGTGGCGTAGGTGTAGACAGCCGGGTCCTCGCGGCTGCCCACCACGCAGTAGATGGCGAAGGGCAGCCAGCTGGCACCGAAAGCGCCTAGCACTATCGCCAGCGTACCCACGCCCTTCCTGGTGGCAGCGAGATGCGGCGGCGCCAGGCAGTGTTGCTGCAGCGCTATCTGGTGTGCGTGGCGCCAGACCACCTGGCAGATGCGCACGTACAGGTGCAGCATGACACCGAAGACCGCGAAGAACGCCGCGGAGAGCAGCGCCACATGGCTGCGCGTCAGCGGCCGCACCACGCTGCAGGCGGCGCGCTCCGCCAGGCAGTTCCAGCCGAGCACCGGCAGCAGCCCGAGGGCTAGGGACACCGTCCAGGTGGCGGCCAGCAGGAGGTGCACACCCAACAGCGTCCGGCGGGAGTAGTAGGTGAGCGCGTTGTAGAGGGACAGGTAACGGTCCACCGTGATGGCCAGCAGGCTGCTGACCGAGGCAGCGAAGGAGGCCACAAGGAAGCCTATGGTGAGCAGGCTCACGGTCTCCGAGGGCACCACGTACTGGAACACGAAGTGTAGGATGAGGCCGCAGCCCGCCAGCAGGTCGGCGGTGGCCAGGCTACCCACCAGCACGAACATGGGCGTGCGCAGCGCCGGAGTGGACGCGATCAGTGCCACCACCAGAGCATTCTCGCCCGCGATCACAGTCCCGGATACGCACAACAGCACGTCCCACGGGTTCACCGCCGATAGCAGCAACCCCGACGGCCCCGCGGGCAGCTGCGATGACAGCTCCAGGGACGAATTAGCTCCGCTGCTGCCCCCCAGCGCCGCCGCCGCTGCAGGGCGACCCCATTCGCCGGTGTCCGGCGTCCCCGCCGCGGTCGCCGCCGCAGCCGTTCCCTCGGCCGCCACTGCCACCACCTGGGACTGGTTGAGCGAGGAGGCGCTCGCGTTCATCGCGGCGGGAGGCTGCACCCTGCGTGGAGGGCGAAAGCAAGCGTCAGGTGTGCGATTTAGGCTGCTATGGAACGTCCCCGTGCACAGGTGCCGAGCTCAAATTGCTCATCCCAACGGAAGCAGGGGAACAGGGGATAAGTGTCAAAACTAAAGACCTGTTGAGTGAGTGAACGAAATGCACAGGGGTCCCCGCATGGGCATCTGAGTTTTTGCACAGATATGCACATAGGTGGCATGCACTCACATGCACGCAGATCGATTCTGTAAGTGTGCCTGTAAATGCACATGCACCCGAATACACTAAGCTGGCAGTGTTTGCCTGGACTAGTCCCGCCGGGGCTTTCTCTCGCCGGGTCGGGGTGTTCCCCTAGGCTGGGCAGCGGAGTCGCTGTCCGCGGTGCTGAACGGTACGTTTCTGAGATCACGGAGACCCCTGGCTCCCCTTTTCCGGCGGAAAGGACCCGTCCCTGGCCAGCCCTCACTTCTTCCCCTCTCCACACCCTCAAAGTTCCTCCGGGGAGCCCGGCCACTCACCTGAGATTAGGACTTAAGGAAGTCGCTGGTCATGGGCGCCGTGGCGGGGCGCCGGGCTGCGCTCCCCGCGCGGACCAAGCCGCTGCCTGCGGGAGGCGGCCGGGGCCGGGCCGGAGCAGAGCTCCGGGTGCCTGTAGCTGTGCCGGCGCTGCCGCAAGTGAGAGACAGTTGCAGAAAAGGCTTCTGCGAGCAGCGCGCCAGCGGGAGATTGACAGGGCGCGGTGACGTCAGGCTCCCGGCTCCCGGTGCGGGCCAGGCACTTAGTCTCCTCCTCAGCCACCGCTGTCCCTCGCCTCCCCAACCTAAAAGACGTCTCAAAGGATTCAGGAACGAGGAGAAGGCGCGGCCAGCTTCTGTACAGAACCTCCAGCAATGGGATGGGAAAGAGAAGAGTGGAGAAAGAGGGGCGAGGAAGCCCCTGAGGCCCGGTGAAGAGGGTGAgctggaggggaggagagagggatgaGGGTAGGTCGAAGAAGCAGCCCTGGTAAGAAAGGATTGGAGAAGTGAGAGGTTGGGGCAAGGGGGATTGACGGCAGAGTTGCTACTTTGAAGAAAATCGGTGCTGTTTGGAAGACAATTGGGAATGTTCCCCCAAAAGTAcagatttgaaaaagaaacagacttcTTTTTAAGGGTGTTTGTGACACGTGTGTTAGTTGAGTGGAGACAGGGAAGAAATGGGGAGTTGGGGAGCAgggaaaatatgatttaaaagggGACATCTGCAACCTCTGAGGAAAACAATCTCTTTCTTTGGAGTCTGCCTGTGCAAACTCCCCTCTCCCTCCATTCCCCCccccttccatccctccctctctccctcaccaTCTTTCTTGAACTCTACACAGCAGGTTTCTCCATGCTCTTCTCTGTTTCTATTTCCCAATTTCAGTAGTCGATAGTGCCCTTGGAAGTGCTCTTTAATTAAAGACCAGGTCTGTTTCttgttagaaaagaagaaaacagcaaaacGTGATTTACTTTCCTGGCAATAGTCTTTGCCCTGTTAATTAGTACcctataaaataaattacaggaCAAAAATAGTGATAACTCAGCTGCACCAGACTTCAGCAGGCAGTTTTATTTTCAGCACAGATAGATCATCCTTTTGGTTTAAAGGTGTTTTGTCAGTAAAATACAAGTattagacttcttttttttttcatcagccaGAAACTCCAATAGCTATGCTATTGTGCACATTGGTATGATAGCATCATGCTAAGGCAACAGCCATGGTTTTCAGGGACCAAGTGCTCTGGACAAACTGAAAACAGACAATATTTGTTATTGATACTTCTCCCACTTCTTCCTGTGCACTCTCTTCCCCCCTCCTGGCCTCACTTTGCCTCTAGCCCCAGGGgaccaaaggaaaaatatattcagattgtCCACAAGCTTGAGGTGGGGAATTTTCACCTGGTCTGTTCCCTGTAAATATGGCTCCCAAGTCCAGACTACACCTGCCTCAACATAGCTAAACTGAATTAGAGGAAAGAAGGACTGGGGATGGTTCAATTCTTTGccatgttaagtaaaataaatacccTCCTGCAGTGAGCATTGCCAGGAGGGACCCCTTTCCaggaaaggattttccagaagacaaaatagtTGACCTGTGGGGgctttctgaaaaaaatgaaacaatggaaTGCATCCTACAGAATTGCCTTTAAGCAACACCTGATATGAAACTAGTTTTGGTCCAGTAGAGATGGCTCATCAGAATAAACAAGCATACTGTaataatcaatgtatatctgttCCCCACTTTGTAAGCCTCCCCCTAAGTAAAATAGAAACTTAGCTATCAGCCAATCAGAGCATTTCCTCATCAACTTCCATGTTTGTCCTATATCAGCTTCCCCTTCCCACACCAGCCCATCACTAGTTTCCACATACAGTTTGAATATTAACCAACTTACAAATTGTAAACTGCTCAAATAAACTCAGGTAAATAATcttgtctaatattttattttaacagcttCAATATCCAATGTTGGACTAAAAAATAAGCTTACACACAATTTCTCCATTTGGGGAGTTTATAAAATTCACACACCATCATTTTCATGAATCCAAAACTTGGCTGAAGTTCTAAATTTCTGAAAAGAGCCATTTTGGGTTTCAGTACCAGACTGTCATCTAAGAGCCAAGAATGTTACTTCAGAGGCTATCAAGTGAACTAGCAAACCACTATAACAACATGTTAACCACAATTTTTTCAAAACCATCAGATAAAGGCCCAAAGGAAGGGGAATTCTCCTTAATGTCTAAatatgttacattttaaaatgccaCTATGCTGCAGAAAGCATGGGATTGAAATTGGATCCACCACAGGATCTCTGTTTGTACATTCTCAGGCTTTCACCATTGCCAAGAATCGACTTCTCAGTGGTTTTAGGAGGAAAACGACACACATAGAATCATGCATATAAATGCTGATAGAGGGTTTGTAGATTATCCTTACGTGATACCAGTCTGTAATTGCCTATTGCAGATGCTAGACTGAAACCAGACAGCAGGCAGGGCACATTCTTTTAAGCCCTTCCTTATCTTTTCATGCCCACTTCACCTGAGAGGcagaagatgagaaaaaaagaaaggtgtgTGGTTGATGGGTTGTGGACAGGTTCTAGATATACTTCATTGTCTGCCCTGCCCACAGCTCATACATTAGTGGTTTTCTAGAATGCTCAGCCTGTGAACTATATAACACTTTCCACTCTCAGCCTGGCTTATGGGAAAAGATTGACACCTGATCCCAGGTTAGACAGGACCAGCCATCCTCTGCTGGACCATGACCAGATTCCCTTTCTTGAAAATTTGAACTGAGTCCCCATGACTATGGTCAGTCAATATGAGGCTCTGGAGATGAAAGATCATGATACATTAGGGCTGGTGCCCTCATTTCAGACCTTGAGTAATCAGAAGTCAGTTGCAATaagagaatgaagcagatgtTCACAGAAGAACAGAGACGAACGAGATCAACGACTGAAATATGGAAGGTAATCTCAGTCCCTGAGTGTCTAGTTCCTGGCTCTGGGAGTTCACTTGCCCTGAATGTCTTGAAATTCCCCTGTGTCTCTACCACAAACTTTCCTATTCTTGAGCTACCTTGAGTGGGTTTCTGTTCTGAATCCTTGGCACTTGATTGAAACACACAGTCAAATGTATTATTCACCCACTGACTTGCCCGGTTCTGGTTATGTTTTTGGGATCTGCAAAGTTTGGTTTCTGGTGATAGTCACAGATAA includes the following:
- the GPR6 gene encoding G-protein coupled receptor 6, whose amino-acid sequence is MNASASSLNQSQVVAVAAEGTAAAATAAGTPDTGEWGRPAAAAALGGSSGANSSLELSSQLPAGPSGLLLSAVNPWDVLLCVSGTVIAGENALVVALIASTPALRTPMFVLVGSLATADLLAGCGLILHFVFQYVVPSETVSLLTIGFLVASFAASVSSLLAITVDRYLSLYNALTYYSRRTLLGVHLLLAATWTVSLALGLLPVLGWNCLAERAACSVVRPLTRSHVALLSAAFFAVFGVMLHLYVRICQVVWRHAHQIALQQHCLAPPHLAATRKGVGTLAIVLGAFGASWLPFAIYCVVGSREDPAVYTYATLLPATYNSMINPIIYAFRNQEIQRALWLLLCGCFQSKVPFRSRSPSEV